In Ischnura elegans chromosome 3, ioIscEleg1.1, whole genome shotgun sequence, the sequence ACAAAAATCAAGAAGACACGATATATACTTAGCATAAAAGGAGGCcaatatcaaatttaaaagcCCTGAGCATAAACTTTACCTCCAGATCCAAATGGCGAAGGTTTGGACTAGAGGTAATGATGTAACAGCAGCCAACTTCTCCGATGAGGAAGCACCCACCAAGAGAAAGATGACGTAGTTTAGGGAATTTCATGTGCTGTATGGCAAAGTCATCTATTCCAAAGCATCCTGCAAGTTTCAGAACTTCTATTTGAGGAGCAGCAGCCATGTTTTCTGGAAAAGATGTAACAACCATAACGTAAAAATATCATGGTTTAAACAATTTGAACATTGAATACTGGGTGAGGTTCAGTGCTTGACCCCCTCCCCACCACTAAAGGCCCCTTATAGTATTCTATAGGAAGGTCGTACGATCTGCATGAGCAATGAGAAACACCTCTAGTGCAAGGGGTAGTCCTGTCCAATGCACAGTACACAGTTTATGCAGGGCACACAGGCACAAAACCATGTTTTCTAACTGATGAggatcagtggtgcagcgaggggggataaacccctcctccccccacccccctcccccgaaggtcatagaaatttttaagctaaatctattttacttaattggattaatattgcttatagaaaagtgtgaggattaataaaatatccctcagaaggtcataaaaatcaccattttgatataagacacggtctcaggcgttattctgtggaattgtttcattgttgaatgaaataaaataactttgttttattccacactttattttaaatattaacatttatttattattacttaacgtcacactaccacccccctacgaccctcaaccttgattccctcatgtcttttaaaccttttgagaacccctcccCCCTATATCCCCCTTTTTCCTTGTTgtttatcccatgcaagccagcccaaggcctcccccactcctttcttcaaaaaacagctttacccgcCATCAATATTCCTTCCCACCCGCCCTTTTTTGATCCCCTcccttccacccacgtttacctatttaagagcgtgccacccatctaattgtacctgatgataacactagatgttgaaacccggttcgtactatttaaaataaagtgtggaataaaacaaagttattttatttcattcaatcaccattttgaaccgtttatcttaatttttccggcggagggcttccgcacctctcgcttaccctggcgggtatgtaataccccaagccccccagtattagttgtgcctgaaaccccccctagccttaattcctagcagcgcccctgatGAGGGTAATCCCATCACAAATTATTTCTGGCTGTAAGCTCACCTGCAGGCACTGTGGCATAGTTATGTTTTGCTAAGAGACTAGgtctaataataataagaattttcgTTTTGCTGTTTCAACTTACCAAATACTTCAGCCCAGTTTCCCGAAGATAGCAGGACAGCTCCCGATAGATCAAGAGATGTGAGCTTTGGCAAATGAGTAACAATTCTCAAAATTCCTAGGCCACTGAGACCTCTGGAATCCGTCAAATGCAAGGTGGTCAGTTTAGTGCACTGTATTAGTGCTCCACAACATCCATCAGTGAGCGATATtgcatttatctgaaaaaaaggGCAAaactttattataataataatcattattatagCTTTGCGATTAAGGGATGGTGATGTTTCAAATGCTTAATAATCCAGAGCCTTACATGATTGTATCCATAATCTCCAAGTTATCTACTCAAGAGATTAGGAATCCAATATGCTCTAACATATCCTCCAAAAAATCCATGAGGAGGACTTTGATAGCACCAATCACAATGTTTGTGAATGAGATATATTATCCATCGGGGAGGGTTTACTACATTATTTGAAGAGCTCAAAACTTAGGATAATTGCCTAAAAAGGAACCTATTTACTTACTTATGGGGCCAATAGTCATATCAGCTCAAATCATTGAGTTAGAATATGAACTGTGAGTGGTCATGCTATACAGTAAAACATAACTCAAGTGGACATTTAAGTAGGTGATCACTGAAAAGAGTGGAGATTTCCTGGGAATATGTGGGATTAATGTAAGTTTGGTTCATAAAAAAGGGCTGGTACACATCTATGTGATCAATGATAGAAAATGACCTTTTAGGCTGGCTTTTCTACAGTAGGTTCTAAACCTCAACTAAAAATGGTCTGTGTGAATCACATGAAATTATCGACAAAAAATTTGTtagcaataaatataatgatgacaagCTGTTAGTACAtattgacgaaaaaaataaatgagaggtGCATTACTTTTTCTTAAATAGGTGAAATACAAACATATTTCCAAGAATCCTGTAAATGATTaccatttttctcttttatcaaaTTGAACTGAAGGGGCTCCCACCTCAATCTGCCCCTCGTTGGCTGGCATGCCCTGAAGCTGAAAATGAGTCTTCATTTCCCAACAAAATGAGCTTCAAACACCCCCAAATGGACGTAATGCATTGATGAATCCCGATAAGACCGTTCAAACAAACCTTAATGACGGTAATTGTATCCTTCATCTGATCGCAAAATAGGGAGAAGTCCTCATCTGTCGCATGAGGCAGTGTACTCCGATAGCCTCTCTCCCTGAAGGCCCTCAACTCCCTCAGGGCCAGGCCACTGGTTGCTACGGCTGCAAGGGCTGCAGTTCCAAACTGTGGGCAGTGTCCTACATTCAGGGACATGAGGTTTGGCAGCAAACGCCCAAGCTGCCTGAAGAAAACCTTGCTCCGGAGGCGACGTACATCCTTGAGGACGAGCCTTTTGATCCCTGGAAACTTCCTGTGAATAGGGTTATTAGGTGatacttatttataaaatcaCAAACTTAAAAAATGGGCAATATTGGATAAATGAGAAACTGAGAAATTACAAGGGCGAAAGCCGGAATATGTGTAAGTATCTTAGTTTATATCctgttttcattttccaaaaccaAACAATTGAAAAAGAAAGTAATTCTAATATGCACAGAATGCCTACCATATTTTAGtgccaattaaaaaattatccttaaGGAGCTACCACTAGCATCTCTAATTGTAAGCCTAATTTTGGCCTCAATGCGGAGTGTAACCTCAAAGACAAAAGGTCTGTATATGAATTCTAATTAGGAATAAAAGGTATTATTCCATAGAAATAAGGCATTAGGACATAAAAAAGTATTCTACTGGCAAGCTGAAGTATTTTATAGTGATTGCTATGTTATGATCCACATATTATATCAGTTTTGCACCAAAATAATATACCTTTATGCCTGTATTAATTAATAGATTTTGTATGCCAAAACAAGTATTCCCATACTAGCATATATTTAAAACAAATCTGATTAGATTGCACTTTGGATGCAGTTTCCAGAAAATACATCTTGTTAAGATTATTTCTTCACCATCAATCCATCAATTCCAATTTCACgagtataatttgaaattttcttaaaaatgtcaTATCCATTGAGAAATTTCTGACCCAACTTACCAGAAATGACaaggaattaaagaaatgaaatgattttattcataaTCAGGTCATCTGATCAAACTAGATCAGATTTTAGATTATACACCGATTTGGATTTTAAACAGGCCATTTGTAGCTCTAAATTTACGTCAGACCTTACTCTGCTCGTTCAAGACTTGATTTAATTCCTGATCAAGTTAGATCAGATATTTTTATCCAGGATAGTTCGCATCTCGTGCTGCAACCTCTTTATAACCCTACCTGAGTGTCTTAAGCAGGGTCCTGGCAGGGATCGAATCAGGGATGCGGCGCAAGGCCAACGTATTCAGTTGCGGAGTCCCGTTGCCGCCGACCGCCGCGGCCTGTTCGACCAGCGAGACGGCGTCGCGGCGTTCCTCTATCTCGAGGCAGCGGAGGTGGGAGCCGGCCGTGGCTAGTAGGTGGGATGCCACGGTGGGGCCGGCGGGCGCCGGAGGGGTCGCCGCCGCCGCCTGCTCTTCTCCTTCGGCGGCAGATTCTGTTGGGGGGTCCAGTGAGGCGTCGAGTCGGAGCCGTCGCCACAGCTGGGGCGACCGGGAGAGGACCATGGTGCGGCGGCAGGTGAGGCCGACGGTGCGGACCAGGTCGAGTGGAGAGATGTAAGATAAGATGCGGATGAGCAACTCTTCGGGGATGGTCTCGAGGCCCAGAGAGTGTTTCCTCCGGGTGCGGCCCAGGAATGGCCGCGTTCTGCTGCTGTCAAAGAAAGTTCGCGGAACGCGGGGGAGTTAGGTCAAATTCCACTTATTCAGGAATTTCTATTATAATGtggggggcatccattaattacgttagGCGTTTAGGGgtgagggggtcaagccgattctcacccaatctcacgtgggaggTCCTGGCTAAtaacacgtaatttttttccgcaagaaatagGGTAAAATTGggttgaattgagcaaaacgtgttgctctattaaaaataattagacacattgctttttttataaatccaaagCAAtaaagcatagattaacgtatttacacggaaaatacgcattttgagcAATCTCACGTGAGGGGGTCGAGACATATCTCACGATGCATCACTGAGGGGGAAGGGGGTggatccaaaaatcgccaaaatatcctcacgtaattaatggacgcccccaaTAGGACTCTCCAGTCAGCTTGAAGATGTGATCAgaggcggattcagcatcaaattaggGGTGGGGGGCATGACCTGGGTGCGGTAGGTACGGAATACCCCAAAGTAGAGAGGGGCATTTTTTTAGTAGGgggtgctacgctctacgataaatacaactcaaacttctgtcacgtttgggacttggtagtcatgcatttttatgtaaactccctttactcctttacaaggatacaaaaactattaaacagaaaaaaattacaattttttgataaaatttggggctCCCTAAATCCGCCCCGGTGTGATgacacccaccgcgcatttacatgggtttactaaagtcgccactcgcattgCTGGCGggtagagcgatccgaatttcacggagaaataaccAATAAATAATTAGGGCTGTTTACCGAAATGTGTACTCGCGATTATGAGGTCTACCAAACGCATAAATTTCCAATGTCTCACGATTGTATAAATTATATCATACAACGAGAATAAATAGATCGCTTTCACCCCATCGCCAGGATCCGGACGTTTATGAAAAtcgttcaaaattttctcaaagtGGCGACAAAAAACAAGCCTCAAGACGGAGCCTTTTCTATGCAGCTATTTGGATTCAGTTATAACttcctaaaatattctttaacCCATTGTGGAATGCAAGTGATTGGTTTCGCAATTTCGCGCAATATttacgtgtttttttaaataacgcatGTCACATGCCTATCTTACGCTACCAAACGAAGTTCTGTCAAAGGTCTCGTTTACAAAAATCGGTAAAATAACGCCCTTGATGTTTTTAATGCGTACCTATGCAGATGAGATGGTAAGGGAGGAGTGAAATGAGTTAGAGTTGGGAGTAACAGTAACGTGAAAAAGGGGGTCGATTATTAAAACTGTGAGATTAGCGAATGATCAGGTAATGATAAGCCAATGGCGAAAGGCTTGCGCAAATAGATGTGCTAATTGTGAGTAAATAATGCGAGGAATGTGGcatgaaaattaataacaaaaataccAAATTTATGGGGTTTTACACAGCTTCCGAGCGAAGAATCTGAGGCTAAGAATAAGAGTGGAAAAATGCAAACTTGGACACGAGGAGAGGTTTAAGTATTTAGGCAGCAAGTTAAAGGAAGTTGGACACATTAGTCACAGTATCAGGAAAAGGGTACCTTATGCAAAGGAGGTGCTTATGAATAGAAGAGCTGATGAGAGGGTAATTACGCAAGCTTGTTGAGTCTCAGGGCCGTactcttagtcgaccctgtagggccagccgaccctggatacgtcatcagcccctagataaaccgatctcgccctacatacgccacatcaagccctacatatagccgtttttggaactaaacgggccctatttgatgtagggtagctgaaccagtcctacaccctacaaaaacaatatgctcggtcataaattttcggtcgtcttttcttagtttcatagttagttccattacaccaccagagtgtaaaattagcactgcgccatcatctacgtcatctcagagaacttgacgacggaattaccccccaccacttatgtagggtcgactgagaaacgcatgtaggggccttttgttatgtagggacggatatgtagggtccactaagaatacggcccttagagCGCTGCGCTTTagggtgcggaaacgtggacggtGAGAAAAAGagaacgagaaaagactggaagcTTTCAAGATAGGTCGACGTTCGAGGCAGAATGgaggagaatgaagaaggtgagGAGGACGGAGAGGAATAGGTAGCGTGACACAGTGGACGAGGAAATAAAGCTTTGAAAGGAGACTCGAATGAGGCAGAAACGTCGATTAAAGCGATTACTTTGCGGGCAGAACAATGACGGTCAAATGCCCACCCATGCCTCCTACcgtaaaatttacgaaaaattgaaAGGATTGCAATCTTTATGGTGGCTTTCCGAGTTTTTAACTACCAGCTTAAAAAAACAAAGCTTTAACATTAAGTTAAgcttattaataattaaaagccATTTCTATACGCAAATAAAACCGGAGGAATTAACTTTGAGTGGTGTTGCATATCACCAAGGCACCGCGGTAAGTGGCGATATgttgaaaatgaaagtaaataggCCATTATGTGAAAAGTAAATCTACCTTAATCAGCATTATACCTTTTGTCATAACAATGAACTTCTACTTTGCTTGAAATACcagaaaatcatttttacataTTAATGAAAGCAATATCGCAACAGGCGAGTTCTtatttggctataaaataaaaatctagatAACAAGTGTAAAACTGGATCATAGCCCTCCCAAAGAAACAATGACCTTAATCCACACTTGAGGGTGGGATGCTGAAAGCTGCGTTATAAGGGAAGAAAGAATGTCAGGTAAGCAAGGAAAGTACGCAAGAGAACAGTgtatatggatagaatgaaagggaatatttaTAAAAGCCTCATTTGAACTAACTAGGGAAATAAATGTCGGAAGAAGGACAGGTCTAGGAGTGCGGAAATGAAGAACGAAAGTGTGAGAGAAGATTTATGACTATCCGTCGTTAAAGAGTAAGATATCGGCTTAATTATCTATCGGCTTTCATTATAACCTACcgaaacttatttgaaaaattattttctcatagaaaaaaatcatttggacccACCACGATTCGAACAAAATCTACCTATTGTTGATCAGGTATGCCTGTTACACTACCAATCCATCTTCTTCGATAAGGAACTCCAGATTAAGTTTTCCGAACTAGGTGTTAGCGTCTCAAGACCACATGGTTACCCAGAAGAAGAACATCGTGATTATTAAGCTACTGTTGAAATTTCTCTCCGCACGGGTTAATAAACTCCCATAGTTGAGTTTTCAATGTAGATATATGTACTGGGATCTGCcgtaaaaaaatggcaattgCTATCCTATTCACAATCGCGATAAAAATTCACACTCATTTATTCTATAAAAATCGCACGATCTTACCAGTGGAGAAGAAGCTAAAGTTGCAGGATTTTTGGAAAAGGGTTATCTGTAAGATACGAGGAAAGGAACtagcgaaagagaaaaaaaaataggaaaagagaCGGAATCCTACGGCGCGGCGTGACATCGGCTGAAaataatgaatcatttttaagATACAGAAAAAATATCTGGATGACAGTCTAatgcaggcccgtgctggacttcttcttagggcggtggacggcctTAGACtgagggcgccagcactatgcacGGGGAGGACTACCGCGTGTGTCTGGGAGCTtggaatataatgaataaatttttaaattttaatacttacCCACTTGAGAATGAATcgaatcttaccagattgaattacattaattttaatggttATTTTCTTTAGTAAATACAGTGTTAATTATGCTGCTAAATGAGAcgtcattgaaatcaagttaactgctcaatgttggtattctgactgtaaaatttgtcagttttggAACAGGAGGGCGCAAATGATTTCCAGGTTCGAGGGCGCACCGGGACAGGTCCCGGTATCACGGCGGCCAAGCACGGGCCTGGTCAGTTATGGAATGACATGTCAAACAGAAAGAAAGCGAGGCGATTTTCCAGTGTTCGGGGGAAAGGGAGCAGAACGTGAATAGATGCCGAAGAAACGAATGAGTTAAAGAGCGACTTATGACATTACCTCGGCGGAAAGAGTACCGCCTGAAAAGCTACAGTATAGATTGGTCCACTACTTTTGCACGAAAACTCTCCGCAACACCGCATTTATGGACGTAAGTGCACAAGGTAGAAAATACTGATGCATATTTAGAGTTCTGTAGATAAGGCCGTGTTCACGTAAGTCATAAATCTGGAATTATTCGTGGGCATTTAAAACAATTTAGCTTTTTAATCATGAATGAAGTAACTGATGCTGTTTAAATTCGAGGATAAAAGATCAATATTTGTAGTCTTTacgagctattttcatttttggGGTCGTGTGAATGTACATGTTCCAAAATGGGGGGAAACGTTagttaaaagttcattttttctcaattctgactCTAAAATGAACAATGTCTCATCATGGCTGCAAAATTCAacctaaattttataatatactgAAAAAATGACGTGCACCATGACCAAGGTTACAAagcgaaatgaaaaatcttgatagtCAGGATTTTAAAGTTGTCCTTAGTCAACTTTTGCCTGTGGCACAAATACGAAGATTTTATATCTGAAACCATAACGAGGTCAAATGCTCGAAATGGATATACTGAAAAATTCTGACCAGAGTTCACTCTAAATTTACttaacatttcaagatgatagcttatGTTTCACGCAAGTAATACATcgcgaaaaaaattggaatggaatgaaaattcCATGGCAACGATTACTCAAAGGTACTGAACAATactttacagtaaaaaaataatttttctctctaaAAAAAGAACCGATTACATATTAAAATCAAAAAGTAATCATTACCGGTGATCCGataacatttatttaatgcctacCGGCTATTACAGCTCTAAAATTTTATCAGGAGCCCGTGTCACAGTCAGGTTAGGGTCGCAAGCCCTACGATGGCGAAAAATGTGAAACAacactaattataaaaaaatagccatttcCACCACTTACCTTGAACATTCTGCTCTTTCTCCCTTCTCGCGGCTTTGCGAGGGTAAACTGGGTTCTTCCTTCTGGGGCTGGGCCAGCAACACCGGGGAACTTCGTCTCACGGCCAAATTGTGTCCACGCCTATTCCTTTCGTTCTTGTGAGAGTTCGATCCTTTCCTCCTCCGAGCCATTTTGTAAGTATTACAGGCGAATTTATTTTGAACAGAAACTAGTAGATTTGAGCACAGGAAATTTTGTGACACTCGAGATGCAGGCCGAACAATGAGTGCTTGGAGCCCTAGTGGCCACCGGTAGCCGAGGTAACAAGGACCATTGTTGTCGCAGTTCACTGATTAAAATTTCGTTCGAATTTGTAGCATCGACGGTATTATCGACGCTTAATCCCACTCTTCCAACCAGTTCGACCTCGCCATGGTGGTTTGAACAGTTTTAGCACGCCAGGATGTCATCCATTAATTTCCTAAGAATAACAGGGGCTGTACATTATTTGTAGGACATGGATTCCTCAATAAAAGTACCAATTTCAAGCATTAACGCGATTATAACACGGAAACAGGAAATCTACTTAGTGAATTCGATCAGGATAATAAGTTAGCTTCTCAACTCCATGGTACGTTGCGGCGTATTCATCATTAGCGATCCAATAAATTACCTGGCAAAATTACGCGCAGGAAAGCGGCTGtgaattttttgatttctcacagaAATAAATGGATTATCCGAGAGATAATAGTACATCGTGAGGGAATTAGTCACCTGGAATTTCACTGCATCGTAAAATGTGCAAAAAAGCGAGATAATGAAGAGCCCTTTGAAGATGCCGTACTTTAAAAGTTCCATTTTCTTCAAGAGATCGTCACCACGCGACTGCTGAAACGAGACAACCGTCTCTTGACGGTTAGACCCTGACGATCCACGCCCAGTTTCTCCAGGGAGTCCTTCCTCCTCCCACCTGGATCGCGGTCGTTCTGCCATCCGATGATCAGCGTGATCAGCTCGGGAAACCCGCCGTCGCAGACCGAGGCCATCCACTCGGGCCCCGGACCATGACCACCGCAGACGAAGCTCACATCGAGGTGCCGGAGTGCGGTGCAGACATTGAGCAGTGCGCTTAGGCCCTTGTCCGTGACCAGCTGGCATCCCCTGAGGTTCAATCGGCGCAGCTCTCCGGCGGCAGGGCTACTTGATATGGCGAGGAGGAGTCGATCCGTAATGAAGGGACACATACCCACGTCCAGGGTGACCAACCCGGTCGGCAGGGTCTTCTTCGGAGGGATAACCTCCGTACTGCCAGCCTCCTGCTTCTGGGCTGGAGGAGAGAGACGAGGAAATTCAGGTTGACTCAAGTCACATCTAGACTTGTACGCATCCGACGCCGAAAA encodes:
- the LOC124156176 gene encoding uncharacterized protein LOC124156176 isoform X2, with the translated sequence MARRRKGSNSHKNERNRRGHNLAVRRSSPVLLAQPQKEEPSLPSQSREKGERAECSSRTRPFLGRTRRKHSLGLETIPEELLIRILSYISPLDLVRTVGLTCRRTMVLSRSPQLWRRLRLDASLDPPTESAAEGEEQAAAATPPAPAGPTVASHLLATAGSHLRCLEIEERRDAVSLVEQAAAVGGNGTPQLNTLALRRIPDSIPARTLLKTLRKFPGIKRLVLKDVRRLRSKVFFRQLGRLLPNLMSLNVGHCPQFGTAALAAVATSGLALRELRAFRERGYRSTLPHATDEDFSLFCDQMKDTITVIKINAISLTDGCCGALIQCTKLTTLHLTDSRGLSGLGILRIVTHLPKLTSLDLSGAVLLSSGNWAEVFENMAAAPQIEVLKLAGCFGIDDFAIQHMKFPKLRHLSLGGCFLIGEVGCCYIITSSPNLRHLDLEGAGGGVSRCLHLLPAYTPKLEVLVFPISICAPEPLLILLYKLKKLKLFPTIEPKRLSFWKAVAIEDQLRMLNGNVTPE
- the LOC124156176 gene encoding uncharacterized protein LOC124156176 isoform X1 codes for the protein MARRRKGSNSHKNERNRRGHNLAVRRSSPVLLAQPQKEEPSLPSQSREKGERAECSSSRTRPFLGRTRRKHSLGLETIPEELLIRILSYISPLDLVRTVGLTCRRTMVLSRSPQLWRRLRLDASLDPPTESAAEGEEQAAAATPPAPAGPTVASHLLATAGSHLRCLEIEERRDAVSLVEQAAAVGGNGTPQLNTLALRRIPDSIPARTLLKTLRKFPGIKRLVLKDVRRLRSKVFFRQLGRLLPNLMSLNVGHCPQFGTAALAAVATSGLALRELRAFRERGYRSTLPHATDEDFSLFCDQMKDTITVIKINAISLTDGCCGALIQCTKLTTLHLTDSRGLSGLGILRIVTHLPKLTSLDLSGAVLLSSGNWAEVFENMAAAPQIEVLKLAGCFGIDDFAIQHMKFPKLRHLSLGGCFLIGEVGCCYIITSSPNLRHLDLEGAGGGVSRCLHLLPAYTPKLEVLVFPISICAPEPLLILLYKLKKLKLFPTIEPKRLSFWKAVAIEDQLRMLNGNVTPE